Within Haematobia irritans isolate KBUSLIRL chromosome 2, ASM5000362v1, whole genome shotgun sequence, the genomic segment ATTGACAAGGAACCTTTTGTCGCAAATAAAATTACCAACATACAGTACTTATCTTTGGACTGACTCTTCTATTGTACTGGCATGGTTGAATAAGCCTCCCACTTCGTGGAGCACCTTTGTCGCTAATCGCGTTAGTACAATAGCCGATTCAGTTGGAGTAGAAGGCTGGCGACACGTTACATCGCATGACAATCCTGCTGACATCGCTAGCCGAGGTTGTGGTCCGGATGTACTAAAATTACACTCTCTTTGGTGGAATGGACCCACTTGGTTGAAATCTAACAACGCAGCGTGGCCGCaacaaaaaatgttcacaactcATACGGAGGCTAAGCCCATAAAAGTTTTTACTACCATTGTCGAAACaaatgtcgacattttaaaCCGATTTTCCTCTTTATCTCGGGCTCTTAGGGTGCTGTCATATGTGTTTCGTTTTTACCACCACACATCTAGAGCACATAAAGATCAACTCCGCCATCTGAACATGGAATTAGAAGCAAAGGAAATTCATTTCGTGAAAGAAAGAATAACAACCGTGACGCAGATGCATTATTTCCAAGATGAATATAAACGATTGGAATGTCACGAACAACTGAAACATTCAAGTCCGCTTTTGTGCCTTACTCCATTCATAGATGCGAAGGGAATTATGCGAGCAAATGGTCGACTAGTTAACTCGAACCAATTAACCTACGACGAAAGCCATCCAATCTTACTACCCTACAACAGTTGGCTCGCTAGATTGTTAGTTGAACATATACACTCTATAACCCTTCATGGAGGTAACCAGACAGTTTTACGTGTGCTTCGGTCTTGCTATTGGATACCTaaagcaaaaaatttgattcGCGCAATCATTCACAAATGTATACCCTGTGTCCGGTACAAAAGCCAACAAGCTACCCAAATTATGGCGGCGTTGCCACCAGAAAGATCAGGTTTTAGTCGTCCGTTTACAAATACAGGGATAGACTTTGCGGGGCCGTTGGAAATAAAAAGTTATTCTGGTCGGTGTTGCAAATTGACAAAAGGTTATGTATGTGTATTTGTATGCTTTGCTACAAAGGCAATTCATTTAGAACCCACATCTGACCTTTCTACACAAGCATTCATAGCAGCATTTGCTCGGTTTTTCTCGCGAAGAGGATGCCCATCTGCTCTTTACTCAGACAACGGGACGAATTTCGTAGGGGCAAGCGGTATGCTAAAAAGGGATCGCCAAGAATTCTTaaggcaaataaaaaattcGGTCATATCAGCCCACAGTTTCCAGAAATTGGTCTGGCACTTTATACCCCCGGGAGCCCCCATATGGGAGGAATATGGGAAGCTGGCGTCAAAAGTTTTAAGGCTCACCTAAAGAAGGTAACTCTAACATTTAGATACACTTTTGAGGAACTTGCAACCCTGTTAGCGCGAATTGAATCGTGCTTGAACTCTCGCCCTTTAAGTCCATCAAGTGAAGATCCCGAAGACCTCAATCCTCTAACCCCAGGTCATTTCCTCATAGGTACACCCCTCGTAACACCAACTGAGCCAGATTTCAGCGGATGTAATTCAAGTCTTATGAATAGATGGGCGCGCCTCAAAGTGCAACACCAAATATTTTGTAAGAGATGGAAAGAGGAATATCTTAAGGAATTACACAAAAGATATAAATGGAATAACCCTCAACGTTCTCTCCAAGTGGGCGATATGGTAGTCATACGGCAAGATAACATTCCTCCGAATGAATGGTCTTTAGGACGGGTAATTAAGGTGTACCCAGGGTCTGACCAACGTACCCGTGTAGTTGACTTGCGTACATCGGCGGGTATAATTACACGACCCATAACAAAAGTGGTAGTTCTCCCAGTAAACTAAAATactaaaacaataattttacccTCAACATCTCATTCTATATCTATCAAATTCGCGAATCAGTTCGATTCATTAagtacattttatgaaattggtttatatttatttccaacaaattttcttatatttacaTTGTCCTACTAATTATAGGTACAACATCTCACCATGGTTCCACATTGTCGAAATTGCCACCAACACAAATCTACTCAACCCAAAGGATATAGTTGCAAACGTGATAAATACcacaacaaatttcaaagaaaaaaatctatttcacACGTTGGATGTGGAATATGTAAAAAGGAGCATCGACTAgcaacttgtcaaaaatttcttaacttaaACCtcgttcaaaaatataaaacagtTGAGCGGTTACATTACTGTTTTAATTGCTTTGCAAGGAGTCACATTTTAAGTGAATGCCAAAGCCTTTCTAGATGTAATACGTGCAAAGAGAAGCACCATAGTTTGCTTCATGGACATCCCGAATTAATTGAACGTGTGGGTCAACGGAAAGAGGCTCATTCAGGGTCAGTTGTCCATCCCATCCAACGTACCACTCCCTCTTGCAATGTCCTGCGTACACTGGTTCCCACAGCTCTTGTTAAAATACAATGTAAACCAAATGGAAAATTAGCAAGAGCTGTAGTTAGTTCCAGTTCCATTTATACAATAATATCCGATGAGTTTGTGAAAGAGCATGGTATGGAAACATACAAAGTGGATTCTACTACGTATACCCGTTTGCTATTTAAGTCCACGGTTCCATCGTACGAAACATTTGAAGTACATGCAATGGTATCCAAACATCTTCCTAAGCGACCATATACACGTTCATTTTCTGATGCTTTACTGGAAAAGTTTTCTCGAATTGAGTTAGCTGATCCCCAATTTACATCCAACAATCTAATATATATGGAAATCGGTGCGGATTTATACCCATCCATAATCAAGTCCAACATTATGAAATCCGAAGGTGGTTTGTTAATAGCTCAAGACACCTCACTTGGTTGGCTAATTGTTGGTTCGGCCACATCTTAGCTACAGAACCTCCACACATTAAGTATAACTTTCACTACGATTCCAGTTTCTTTTATAACCCTTACTAGAGGTGtcattaacttaattttttgtacatttttagacCAGTCAAGGCCGGGAAGATGTTCGCATCGAAAGGTTCCCCTGGTCACCTTTGTGATTATCCATATCAGCTGTGCAGTTTGTCTTTGACGTTCGTGGTCTCTCTTCAAATGGGTGGCAAAAAGTGATAGAGGAGTTAGTTCAAAAAAGGTAAAGGAACGGACATTACACGTTATTAGCATCAAATGAAATAGCTGTTCGCACACAGAACCCCACcaattaatatatataaaaaaaataataaatcagaaaaaacccAATCATATTTAAAGGCATATACTTCTACAAGTAATCAAATAAAGTGAACTAATTGGAACCTTTTATTTATGTTAAGCTTAAGCTTATAAGTGAATTCTACTATCATAACTCTGTGAACCTAAATTACaataaagtgaattttaattataacgtgatctatatatgtatttacttTCCCAGAAAAGGGAAATCagacaattatatatagtctgAAACTCGtgtaaacaatttctatagagaattttgtaaaattcttatcaaaatgttatttctacaaaaaaattttttttttatatataattttgtcaaagttttggcaaaattttagttctgtagaacattttgtcaaaattttatttctataaaaaattttgtcaaaattttatttctataaaaatatttgtcaaaattttatatctctagcaatttttttcgaaattttatttctatagaaaatttgttaaaaattttatttctatagaaaatttgttcaaaattttatttctatagcaaactttatcaaaattttatttctacagaaaatgttgtcaacattttatttctatagaaaattttgtcaaaattttatttctatggacgattttgtcaaagttttatttttattaaaaatttatttgtatacaaatttttgtcaatatttttttgctgtagaaatatttgtcaacattttatttctataaaaaaattgtaaagattttattgcgatagaaaattttatttctatagaaaattctcttaaaaatttatttctatagataattttggcaaaattttatttctacagaaaattttgttaacatccaTAGATTCAACATTCATCTTTAGACCCGAAGGTGAAACCGTAGGTCCAAAGGTCTCAGTGGTCGAACTATTGAAAGTCTCACTGGTGGACCCTTTAGTCGCGAAACCCACTATGATGCATATGTAGACCCGAAGGTGTCAGTGTAGGAACTGTCGTCCCGAAGTTCACAGTGACGGAACGGTAGTCGCGAAGTTCAAAGTGGTAGAAATGTAGACACGAAGATCTCAGCGTTGGAACTATCGtcccgacaaaattttatttttattgaacattttatgaaaatgttattccaaaaaaaaaatcaaaattttattgctgtagaaatttttctggacattatatttttatagaaaattttatttcaataaaaaacattttcaaaattttatttctataaaaaattttctcaaaattttatttctattaaaaattttctgaaaattgtgtttctatagaaaagtttgtcaacatttatttctatggaaaattttgtcaaaattttatttctataaaaaatttccttaaaattttattgctataatttttttttcaaaattttatttctataaaaaattttctcaaaattttatttctatataaaattttctcaaatctttatttctactgaaaagtttgtcaacatttatttcaatagaaagttttgtcaaaattttattactaaagaaaattttatcaaaattttattgctataaaaaattttgtctaaattttatttctattgagaatgttttcaaaattgtattgctatagaaaatttggtaaaattttatttaaaaattttattgcttagaAATTGGCTACCGGTAATGCATGAAGTAATTAATTGGTTTCATCAAATAACAAATCTATGTATATTTCGCTCCTTTTTTATATATCGCTATGTAGTTCGTCGATTTGGCTTCTTCAATTTACTATGAATTCATTGATCCTACATGATCGGAACTAGTTCCATTTCCTAATGGGTTTGTATTCAGGAGTATTGGAGCGTGTACATATGACTATTGGCTAATCTAtccttttggaaaatgtattctgaaaattcatttcattcaataataattacatatatgaTTCCTTTATATTGTAGTTGGTGTTAGTGTTGTTGTTCTTGCAATAGATTTGATTGCGCTCTTTACATTCTCTGAAGTTTTCATTCGTATGTGTATGGCCCATTCATTTAGAACACTAGCTCTCCCTGAGCCCTGCAATATAACCACACTTTAAACAATAATTCAATGCTCATACTCCCTATCCAACATGAATTGAGGGAATATAGGTGTTGCGTGTGTGCATACATGTGTGTGAGTGAGGTTACATCCGTTTCCTGCAAATCCATAACTGTGAGATAGCAAAGGCTATATTACTCCCCATACTCTTAACCTGATACTCATTTATCTTCGTATTTTCTTTCAATTCAACAaagttaattccatttttttgttattctctATAATCTTCTTTGTCATCTATGTGAGAGTTGGTGTGAGCTGCTTTTACAGCATTCAATTCAATTCGATTGCATAACATCATTTGCATCATCATCAATTTTCCTATTCGTATACTATGGTAGAGTCGCTTTTGCATTAGCACATGGATGTGTTAgcgtgcgtttttttttttgttgctggaTACAAATGCTTTTATCAGTCTAGAAATATCATAGGAAACTGGCTAATACTTTATTGCAGTTATAGCTTTAGCTTTTATGTATGATTGTTttgctatgtttttttttttctttctatacccGCACTTAAACTTCCAAGAGGAAGTCTAGGAGTCTAACTAATATCATTGCAATAACTTTTCTGTATGAAGGAATAACTATGTGCTGTTCGATAAAATAACAGTGGTAAttaggaatatttttttattaaataaataaaatttctcacaTACAATTTTCCAGAacactaatttaaaaataaagaaaatttaaataaaataaaaaaaaacattaaataaataaaagttaaattgtctatagaaattttcgtacaTTTTTTCAGAGGTTATGCttcattaaaatttgcaaaactaaTGAGGAAACACAAAAGAAACAGGGCTACAAATGCGAGACGAAGTTTCATAATGAATAGAGCCCCTAATTATTATAAAACTTCGCCTCGCCCATGACAATGATACTCAACAAAATTCAACAGAAATATGAAAATCGAGTCCAAAATAAAatcacttttaaatttaaaaaccgtatgaaaaagaaaagaaaagctttaaaatacaaacaaaGCCCCCGGTtttacgaacgatatattgtcatgctctttcgttatttagaaaaattcgaaattttatattgcgaattttaatcaaaaccgtggcttcgaaattttatattgcgAATTTTAATCAAAACCGTGGCTTTTTGAAATATGAGAagaaattcgaatgaatttggcaaaattaatgctttttaaaaatttagttaaaataccatttaaaaaacaagtatatacggcagtaagttcggccaggccgaacttactgccgtattttctgttttataaaaataaaacagaaaataaaactctgacctcGACCTtcaatttacaaaaagaaaacagaaggaaataaattttagacaaaattttctatagaaataaaatgttgacaaaattttttataaaaataaaattttgacaaattgtctatagaaataaaattttgacaaaattttctataggaataaaattttgacaaagattcctatagaaataaaatatggacaaaattgtctatagaaataaaattttgacaaaattttctataggaataaaattttgacaaaattttctatagaaataaaattttgacaaaattttctatagaaataaaattttgacaaaattttctatagaaataaaattttgacaaaattttttatagaaaaaaattttgttaaaattttctatagatataaaattttgacaaaattttctaaagaaataaaattttgacaatattttctatagaaaaaaaaattttgacaaaattttctatagaaaaaaaaattttgacaaaattttctatagaaaaaaaaattttgacaaaattttctatagaaataacaatttgacaaaattttccatagaaaaaaattgacaaaattttctatataaataaaagtttgttaaaattttctataggaataaaattttgacaaaattttctatagaaataaaattttaacaaaattttctatagaaataaaattcttacaaagtattctatagaaataaaattttgacaaaattttctttagaaataaaattttgataaacttttctatagaaataaaattttgacaaaatttttttatagaaataaaactttgataaacttttctatagaaataaaattttgacaacattttctaaagaaataaaattttgacaaaattttctatagaagtaaaattttgacaaaattttctatagaaataaaattttgacaaaattttgtatagaaaaaattttgacaaaattttttatagatatataattttgacaaaattttgtatagaaataaaattttgacaaaattttcaatagaaataaaattttgacaaaattttccatagaaataaaattttgatagaattttctatagaaataaactttgacaaaattgtgtatagaaataaagttttgacaaaattttcaataaaaataaaattttgacaaaattttctatagaaataaaattt encodes:
- the LOC142224396 gene encoding uncharacterized protein LOC142224396, encoding MVPHCRNCHQHKSTQPKGYSCKRDKYHNKFQRKKSISHVGCGICKKEHRLATCQKFLNLNLVQKYKTVERLHYCFNCFARSHILSECQSLSRCNTCKEKHHSLLHGHPELIERVGQRKEAHSGSVVHPIQRTTPSCNVLRTLVPTALVKIQCKPNGKLARAVVSSSSIYTIISDEFVKEHGMETYKVDSTTYTRLLFKSTVPSYETFEVHAMVSKHLPKRPYTRSFSDALLEKFSRIELADPQFTSNNLIYMEIGADLYPSIIKSNIMKSEGGLLIAQDTSLGWLIVGSATS